The proteins below come from a single Burkholderia sp. FERM BP-3421 genomic window:
- a CDS encoding non-ribosomal peptide synthetase yields MTSFPTALHHRIHALARLAPDAPALASFTPGTVRLTRGELDDRAARLAAQLTAAGVTTEVRVGVCVARSCDLFVALLAVLKAGGVFVALDPRHPGARLDWVARDAGLAHGIVDASADAAMRARFARCFEVASVAEPDPAAPRTPGDAPVHPRAAAYMIYTSGSTGTPKAVVVEHGPLAAHGDALAASLPIGADDRVLHFASVNFDVAIEAWLVPLAVGGSVVISDPPPFAPQTAHAFMVREGVTNTTLPPAYLREFAAVCARDGVPPSLRVLLFGGEAMSQDSFDEIRRVFPAQRLVNGYGPTEAVISPMLWPVDPGATPALDPSQGYASLPIGWPIGRRVARIDGGAPQGADGELLLGGVCLARGYHGRPGLTAERFLPDPGGEPGERIYRTGDLARERADGSFDYLGRIDDQVQVRGVRVEPGEIAACLLAHPAVSDAGVLAETAGGRTQLTACVVLTEPLADAALKAHLGAHLPAAWLPHRFARFTRLPYTLNGKLDRVALRDSVAALPAVADDDHVAPVGATETRLAALWQRLLDEAAPLGRTDRFFARGGDSLGAMQLQAAIRAEWGVALRLEALFDDATLAELAAAIEQGEPDAAAPARALKIEAASADLSTPYRDRPASFAQQRFWVLARTQDAGDAYHVAVQWDIDGLLDPAVLQRALDHLLARHEAWRTTLVEDDDGVVWQRIHRRLPVTLATVDLRGLDDAVRAARLADLTRQHAGAAFDLSGGPLVRATLVTLTGGAQHFLLTTHHAVSDGWSSRCAFDELTRAYAAFAEGREPASPALPIQYADYAQAQRAMLAGGEGARQLDYWREALAQAPAPLALPLDRARGAAADHRGGRVALRLSAGLSEALRDTARQLRASPFTLLLAAFDAWLFRLTGERDLVVAAPVADRAQAETRPLVGLFLNTLALRARVSPAQRFAALVDAVRRDAVAAFAHQDVPFDQVLDAVQPPARRGEAWLKVKFAQQFDLALSASLPGATARMAAGLDLGARFDYALDFTDDPQGIELVAAFALDGIDADTARAWLDSYAALLADAVRDPRQPIAALACASAATRAPQRGRALATTEHVLARFARAAAEAPQRAAVVDADASLSFAALDAWSDRLAHALRRRGAGPEQAVALRFERTTRFVAAWLGVLKSGAYAVPLDPAAPPERLAAALDACGARWLLVEGAGLDAAAAAALGDAATPLDVDALGGEPAPAEARLPAPLPGQAAYLIFTSGSTGTPKGVVIDHRALADYVDGLLDELAFAPDASMAMVSTVAADLGHTTLFGALCSGRTLHLLPASCAFDPDRFAHEMRSRDVGVLKIVPSHLHALLDAQAAADVLPAHALVTGGEALPWSLVARLAALKPACRVINHYGPTEATVGALVCDLSAPAQAVLREAALAAPGALGVPLGRPLPNADACVLDASGAPVPPGGIGELYLGGPGLARGYLRRAGATAERFVPDPFTPGARLYRTGDRVRLRADGRIAFLGRLDDQVKIRGYRVEPGEVSAALRALDGVAQAETLAVEHEGRLRLASFVTPAAGARLDDAALRCALAARLPDYMVPAVLQVCASLPVTANGKIDRAALRVLAAAPAPVADRPADAPQGPVETVLAAVWQEVLKTGRIGREDDFFALGGDSILVLQVIARARKRGVKFTPKQLFDGPTVAKLARVAVATDAAAPAAATRAAPAAAQADAPMLLPAQRRFFALDIPRRGHWNQSIELTPAAPFDFDAFTRAFDTVLTHHAVFRQRFTPTGPQGEWQPSEAPRAFDTLPLAAGVARDETDALAQFDALQAGLDLERGPLACAFAAALPDGATRLYLAIHHLIVDGVTWRVLLDDLDAAYRAAAERRAVRLASTGASASQWAARLARAARDPHGPFAAELPGWAALAAPHEDLPLDHPDARATNADAAVVIQALDADLTRRALTEANGAYRTQMVELLIAALAQALGRQTGQAACRIELEGHGREALFDELDASRTPGWLTSHYPVAFAVADTPLATLAGVKDSLRDVPNKGLGFGVLRHYGDDAARTALAAVPRPRVTFNYLGQFDAPRDAALVPRFGGAGLERDPGGPIGNALAIHAYIDAHDGRTLRVHWVYGATQFERATIDALAARFSAALTELTDACAERLASRGAGATPGDYPLARAAGLTQAALERLPFDLRTIDDIYPLAPMQQGILFHALFAPEQSTYVNQLVATLDAPDIARLRAAFEAAPPRHDILRTGFTADEAAPMQVVHRQATLPVEELDWRNLAERDAALDAWLAADRARGFDLAAPPLMRVALIRFGDTEWRLVWTRHHLLLDGWSTARCFADVLRDYLEPPRPNPFAAPARVRYRDFIAWLASRDAASERAFWLDRLARLDEPTLIAEREPQPGETGANRTWRATLDAATTARVGDAARQLKITVNTLVQGAWALALQRVTNRAAVAFGATVAGRPDALAEIDTVLGLFINTLPVIAAPLPQRSARGWLADLQRDNAAALDHAHTPLYEIQQWAGQGGRALFDTLVVFENYPVDEAWQGREPRALQKRDLRNIEATDFALTLVIEAGQTLTIDYGYDTARLGEARVAALHDAFVACLGGLVAAPDAPLGALACASDATLARAAQANATARDWPAAQQAPLHRQFEAAAQATPDAIALEMTEPSGAARRLSYRELDQQAERAAAALRVAGVLPDTAVALCVERSFDMVIALLGVLKAGAAYLPVDPDYPADRIDYLLRDARPAVVLTQAHLRERVAAAVAGATPVVTVDALLQGAPEPGARTAVAADQLAYLIYTSGSTGKPKGAGNTHAALANRIAWMQDAYRLTRDDVVLHKTPFGFDVSVWEFVWPLAIGATLAIAAPGDHRDPARLVETIAAHRVTTLHFVPSMLAAFVAHLDDFGVAARCASITRIVASGEALAPALVARVQALLPHARLFNLYGPTEAAIDVSHWTCTADDGRAAAVPIGHPIANLQLHVLDVAGHPAPEGGIGELHLGGAGLARGYLGRAALTAERFVPDPSGGGARLYRTGDLVRRRADGALDYLGRLDAQVKLRGQRLEPGEIEALLRAAPGVRDAVVIVHDDQLVGYVAHGANPAPDAAALLDALRAQLPAYMVPSQLIALEALPVTPNGKCDRRALPTPERAARAVTPPRTETERTLAGIWQRALKLDAVGCDDDFFTLGGHSLLATQVNAQANLHWALTLPLRQLFEERTLARCAAVIDHALAARGGLSGQDAADAIDALLGELEIQ; encoded by the coding sequence ATGACGAGCTTTCCGACTGCGCTGCACCACCGAATTCACGCGCTTGCGCGCCTTGCCCCCGACGCCCCGGCGCTCGCCTCGTTCACCCCCGGCACGGTGCGGCTCACGCGCGGCGAGCTGGACGACCGCGCCGCGCGCCTCGCCGCGCAGCTGACGGCCGCCGGCGTGACGACCGAGGTGCGGGTCGGGGTGTGCGTCGCGCGCTCGTGCGACCTGTTCGTCGCGCTGCTCGCGGTGCTCAAGGCGGGCGGCGTGTTCGTCGCGCTCGATCCGCGCCATCCGGGCGCGCGGCTCGACTGGGTGGCCCGCGACGCGGGCCTCGCGCACGGCATCGTCGACGCCTCGGCGGACGCCGCGATGCGCGCGCGCTTCGCGCGCTGCTTCGAAGTCGCGAGCGTGGCCGAGCCCGATCCGGCCGCGCCGCGCACGCCCGGCGACGCGCCCGTGCACCCGCGCGCGGCCGCCTACATGATCTATACCTCCGGCTCGACCGGCACGCCGAAGGCGGTGGTGGTCGAGCACGGCCCGCTCGCCGCGCACGGCGACGCGCTCGCGGCCTCGCTGCCGATCGGGGCGGACGACCGCGTGCTGCATTTCGCGTCAGTCAATTTCGACGTCGCGATCGAGGCCTGGCTCGTGCCGCTCGCGGTCGGCGGCAGCGTCGTGATCAGCGATCCGCCGCCGTTCGCGCCGCAGACCGCGCACGCGTTCATGGTGCGCGAGGGCGTGACCAACACCACCTTGCCGCCCGCCTATCTGCGCGAATTCGCGGCGGTGTGCGCGCGCGACGGCGTGCCGCCGTCGCTGCGCGTGCTGCTGTTCGGCGGCGAGGCGATGTCGCAGGACAGCTTCGACGAGATCCGCCGGGTGTTTCCCGCGCAGCGGCTCGTCAACGGCTACGGGCCGACCGAGGCGGTGATCTCGCCAATGCTGTGGCCGGTCGATCCGGGCGCGACGCCCGCGCTCGATCCGAGCCAGGGCTATGCGTCGCTGCCGATCGGCTGGCCGATCGGACGCCGCGTCGCGCGCATCGACGGCGGCGCGCCGCAGGGCGCCGACGGCGAATTGCTGCTCGGCGGCGTGTGTCTCGCGCGCGGCTATCACGGCCGGCCCGGGCTGACCGCCGAGCGTTTCCTGCCGGATCCGGGCGGCGAGCCGGGCGAGCGCATCTATCGCACCGGCGATCTCGCGCGCGAACGCGCGGACGGGTCGTTCGACTACCTCGGGCGGATCGACGATCAGGTGCAGGTGCGCGGCGTGCGCGTGGAACCCGGCGAGATCGCCGCATGCCTGCTCGCGCATCCGGCCGTCAGCGACGCCGGCGTGCTCGCCGAGACGGCGGGCGGCCGCACTCAGCTGACCGCCTGCGTGGTGCTGACCGAGCCGCTCGCCGATGCGGCGCTCAAGGCGCACCTGGGCGCGCATCTGCCGGCGGCGTGGCTGCCGCACCGCTTCGCGCGCTTCACGCGGCTGCCGTATACCTTGAACGGCAAGCTCGACCGCGTCGCGCTGCGCGATTCGGTCGCGGCGCTGCCGGCCGTGGCCGACGACGATCATGTCGCGCCCGTCGGCGCGACCGAGACGCGCCTCGCGGCGCTGTGGCAGCGCCTGCTCGACGAGGCCGCGCCGCTCGGCCGCACCGATCGGTTCTTCGCGCGCGGCGGCGATTCGCTCGGCGCGATGCAGTTGCAGGCCGCGATCCGCGCCGAATGGGGCGTCGCGCTGCGGCTCGAGGCGCTGTTCGACGATGCGACGCTGGCCGAACTGGCGGCCGCGATCGAGCAGGGCGAGCCCGATGCCGCCGCGCCCGCGCGCGCGCTGAAGATCGAGGCGGCGAGCGCCGACCTGTCCACGCCGTACCGCGACCGTCCCGCCTCGTTCGCGCAGCAGCGCTTCTGGGTGCTCGCGCGCACCCAGGACGCGGGCGACGCCTATCACGTCGCCGTGCAATGGGACATCGACGGCCTGCTCGATCCCGCCGTGCTGCAACGCGCGCTCGACCATCTGCTCGCGCGCCACGAAGCATGGCGCACGACGCTCGTCGAGGACGACGACGGCGTGGTGTGGCAGCGCATCCACCGCCGCCTGCCGGTGACGCTCGCGACGGTCGACCTGCGCGGTCTCGACGACGCGGTGCGCGCGGCGCGCCTCGCCGACCTGACCCGCCAGCACGCGGGCGCGGCGTTCGACCTGTCGGGCGGGCCGCTCGTGCGCGCCACGCTCGTCACGCTGACGGGCGGCGCGCAGCATTTCCTGCTCACCACCCACCATGCGGTCAGCGACGGCTGGAGCTCGCGCTGCGCATTCGATGAACTGACCCGCGCCTATGCCGCGTTCGCGGAAGGCCGGGAGCCGGCGTCGCCGGCGCTGCCGATCCAGTACGCGGACTATGCCCAGGCGCAGCGCGCGATGCTCGCCGGGGGCGAGGGCGCGCGCCAGCTCGACTATTGGCGCGAGGCGCTCGCGCAGGCGCCCGCGCCGCTCGCGCTGCCGCTCGACCGGGCGCGCGGCGCGGCCGCGGATCATCGCGGCGGCCGCGTGGCGCTGCGCTTGTCCGCCGGGCTGTCGGAGGCGCTGCGCGACACCGCGCGCCAACTGCGCGCCTCGCCGTTCACGCTGCTGCTGGCCGCGTTCGACGCGTGGCTGTTCCGCCTGACGGGCGAGCGCGACCTGGTGGTCGCCGCGCCGGTCGCGGACCGCGCGCAGGCCGAGACCCGGCCGCTCGTGGGCCTGTTCCTGAACACGCTCGCGCTGCGCGCGCGGGTGAGCCCGGCGCAGCGCTTCGCGGCGCTGGTCGACGCGGTGCGGCGCGACGCGGTCGCGGCCTTCGCGCACCAGGACGTGCCGTTCGATCAGGTGCTGGACGCGGTGCAGCCGCCCGCGCGGCGCGGCGAGGCCTGGCTCAAGGTCAAGTTCGCGCAGCAGTTCGATCTGGCGCTGTCGGCGTCGCTGCCGGGCGCGACGGCGCGCATGGCGGCCGGGCTCGATCTCGGCGCGCGCTTCGACTACGCGCTCGATTTCACCGACGATCCGCAGGGCATCGAGCTGGTGGCCGCGTTCGCGCTCGACGGCATCGACGCCGACACCGCGCGCGCCTGGCTCGACAGCTATGCGGCGCTGCTCGCGGACGCGGTGCGCGATCCGCGCCAGCCGATCGCGGCGCTCGCCTGCGCGAGCGCGGCGACGCGCGCGCCGCAGCGCGGCCGCGCGCTTGCAACCACCGAACACGTGCTGGCGCGGTTCGCCCGCGCGGCGGCCGAGGCGCCGCAGCGCGCGGCCGTGGTCGATGCGGACGCGAGCCTGAGCTTCGCGGCGCTGGATGCCTGGTCCGACCGGCTGGCGCACGCACTGCGCCGGCGCGGCGCGGGCCCCGAGCAGGCGGTCGCGCTGCGCTTCGAACGCACGACGCGCTTCGTCGCCGCGTGGCTCGGCGTGCTGAAGTCCGGCGCCTATGCGGTGCCGCTCGATCCCGCCGCGCCGCCCGAGCGGCTTGCCGCCGCGCTCGACGCGTGCGGCGCGCGCTGGCTGCTGGTCGAGGGCGCGGGGCTGGACGCCGCCGCCGCGGCGGCGCTCGGCGACGCAGCGACGCCGCTCGACGTCGACGCGCTGGGCGGCGAGCCCGCGCCGGCCGAGGCGCGGCTGCCCGCGCCGCTGCCGGGGCAGGCGGCCTATCTGATTTTCACGTCCGGCTCGACCGGCACGCCGAAGGGCGTGGTGATCGACCATCGCGCGCTGGCCGACTATGTCGACGGCCTGCTCGACGAGCTGGCGTTCGCGCCGGACGCGTCGATGGCGATGGTGTCGACGGTCGCGGCGGACCTCGGGCACACGACGCTGTTCGGCGCGCTGTGCTCGGGGCGCACGCTGCATCTGCTGCCCGCGTCCTGCGCGTTCGACCCGGACCGTTTCGCGCACGAGATGCGCAGCCGCGACGTGGGCGTGCTGAAGATCGTGCCGAGCCACCTGCATGCGCTGCTCGACGCGCAGGCGGCCGCCGACGTGCTGCCCGCACACGCGCTCGTCACGGGCGGCGAGGCGCTGCCGTGGTCGCTCGTCGCGCGCCTCGCGGCGCTCAAGCCCGCGTGCCGCGTGATCAACCACTACGGACCGACCGAAGCGACGGTCGGCGCGCTCGTGTGCGACCTTTCCGCGCCGGCCCAGGCCGTGCTGCGCGAGGCCGCGCTGGCTGCGCCGGGCGCGCTCGGCGTGCCGCTCGGGCGGCCGCTGCCGAACGCCGACGCGTGCGTGCTCGACGCGAGCGGCGCGCCGGTGCCGCCGGGCGGGATCGGCGAGCTGTACCTGGGCGGGCCGGGGCTCGCGCGCGGCTATCTGCGCCGCGCGGGCGCGACCGCCGAGCGCTTCGTGCCGGACCCGTTCACGCCGGGCGCGCGCCTGTACCGCACCGGCGACCGCGTGCGGTTGCGCGCGGACGGCCGCATCGCGTTCCTCGGCCGTCTCGACGACCAGGTCAAGATTCGCGGCTACCGGGTCGAACCGGGCGAGGTGAGCGCCGCGCTGCGCGCGCTCGACGGCGTCGCGCAGGCGGAAACGCTCGCGGTCGAGCACGAGGGCCGGCTGCGGCTCGCGTCGTTCGTGACGCCGGCGGCCGGCGCGCGGCTCGACGACGCCGCGCTGCGCTGCGCGCTGGCCGCGCGGCTGCCCGACTACATGGTGCCGGCCGTGCTGCAGGTGTGCGCGAGCCTGCCCGTCACCGCCAACGGCAAGATCGATCGCGCCGCGCTGCGCGTGCTGGCCGCCGCGCCCGCGCCGGTCGCCGACCGCCCGGCCGATGCGCCGCAAGGGCCGGTCGAGACCGTGCTGGCCGCGGTCTGGCAGGAGGTGCTGAAAACCGGGCGGATCGGCCGCGAGGACGATTTCTTCGCGCTGGGCGGCGATTCGATCCTGGTGTTGCAGGTGATCGCACGCGCCCGCAAGCGCGGCGTGAAATTCACACCCAAGCAGTTGTTCGACGGCCCGACCGTCGCGAAGCTCGCGCGCGTCGCGGTCGCGACGGACGCGGCCGCGCCGGCCGCCGCGACCCGGGCGGCGCCCGCGGCGGCGCAGGCCGACGCGCCCATGCTGTTGCCCGCGCAACGACGCTTCTTCGCGCTCGACATCCCGCGTCGCGGCCACTGGAACCAGTCGATCGAGCTGACGCCCGCCGCGCCGTTCGATTTCGACGCGTTCACGCGCGCGTTCGACACCGTGCTCACGCATCACGCGGTATTCCGCCAGCGCTTCACGCCGACCGGCCCGCAAGGCGAGTGGCAACCGAGCGAAGCGCCGCGCGCGTTCGACACGCTGCCGCTCGCGGCGGGCGTGGCGCGCGACGAAACCGACGCGCTCGCGCAGTTCGACGCGCTGCAGGCCGGGCTGGACCTCGAACGCGGTCCGCTCGCCTGCGCATTCGCCGCCGCGCTGCCGGACGGCGCGACGCGCCTCTATCTCGCGATTCACCACCTGATCGTCGACGGCGTGACCTGGCGCGTGCTGCTCGACGATCTCGACGCCGCCTATCGCGCGGCCGCCGAGCGCCGCGCGGTGCGGCTCGCGTCCACCGGGGCAAGCGCGTCGCAGTGGGCGGCGCGCCTCGCGCGCGCGGCGCGCGATCCGCACGGGCCGTTCGCGGCCGAGCTGCCGGGCTGGGCCGCGCTCGCCGCGCCGCACGAGGACCTGCCGCTCGATCATCCGGACGCGCGCGCGACCAACGCCGACGCGGCGGTCGTGATCCAGGCGCTCGACGCGGACCTGACGCGCCGCGCGCTGACCGAGGCGAACGGCGCATACCGCACGCAGATGGTCGAATTGCTGATCGCGGCGCTCGCGCAGGCGCTCGGCCGCCAGACCGGGCAGGCCGCCTGCCGGATCGAGCTGGAGGGCCACGGCCGCGAGGCGCTGTTCGACGAGCTGGACGCGAGCCGCACGCCGGGCTGGCTCACGAGCCACTATCCGGTTGCGTTCGCGGTGGCGGATACGCCGCTCGCGACGCTCGCGGGCGTGAAGGACAGCTTGCGCGACGTGCCGAACAAGGGGCTGGGCTTCGGCGTGCTGCGCCACTACGGCGACGATGCCGCGCGCACGGCGCTCGCGGCGGTGCCGCGGCCGCGCGTGACCTTCAACTACCTGGGACAGTTCGACGCGCCGCGCGACGCGGCGCTCGTGCCGCGCTTCGGCGGCGCGGGCCTCGAACGCGATCCGGGCGGCCCGATCGGCAACGCGCTCGCGATTCACGCGTATATCGACGCGCACGACGGCCGCACGCTGCGCGTGCACTGGGTGTACGGCGCGACGCAGTTCGAGCGCGCGACCATCGACGCGCTGGCCGCGCGCTTCTCGGCCGCGCTGACCGAATTGACCGACGCCTGCGCCGAGCGTCTCGCGTCTCGCGGCGCGGGCGCGACCCCGGGCGACTACCCGCTCGCGCGCGCGGCGGGCCTCACGCAGGCGGCGCTCGAACGCCTGCCGTTCGACCTGCGCACGATCGACGACATCTATCCGCTCGCGCCGATGCAGCAGGGCATCCTGTTCCACGCGCTGTTCGCGCCCGAGCAGTCGACCTACGTGAACCAGCTGGTCGCGACGCTCGACGCGCCGGACATCGCGCGCCTGCGCGCCGCGTTCGAGGCCGCGCCGCCGCGCCACGACATCCTGCGCACCGGCTTCACGGCCGACGAGGCCGCGCCGATGCAGGTCGTGCACCGGCAGGCGACGCTGCCCGTCGAGGAACTCGACTGGCGCAACCTCGCCGAGCGCGACGCGGCGCTCGACGCGTGGCTCGCGGCCGACCGGGCGCGCGGCTTCGATCTCGCCGCGCCGCCGCTGATGCGGGTCGCGCTGATCCGTTTCGGCGACACGGAATGGCGTCTCGTGTGGACGCGCCATCACCTGCTGCTCGACGGCTGGAGCACGGCGCGCTGCTTCGCGGACGTGCTGCGCGACTACCTCGAACCGCCGCGTCCGAACCCGTTCGCCGCGCCGGCGCGGGTGCGCTATCGCGACTTCATCGCGTGGCTCGCGAGCCGCGACGCGGCGTCCGAGCGCGCGTTCTGGCTCGACCGGCTCGCGCGTCTCGACGAACCGACGCTGATCGCCGAGCGCGAGCCGCAGCCGGGCGAGACGGGCGCGAACCGCACCTGGCGCGCCACGCTCGACGCGGCGACGACCGCGCGCGTGGGCGACGCCGCGCGACAGCTGAAGATCACCGTCAACACGCTCGTGCAGGGCGCCTGGGCGCTGGCCTTGCAGCGCGTGACGAATCGCGCGGCGGTGGCGTTCGGCGCGACGGTCGCGGGCCGGCCGGATGCGCTGGCCGAGATCGACACGGTGCTGGGCCTCTTCATCAACACGCTGCCCGTGATCGCCGCGCCGCTGCCGCAGCGCAGCGCGCGCGGGTGGCTCGCGGACCTGCAGCGCGACAACGCGGCCGCGCTCGACCACGCGCACACGCCGCTCTACGAGATCCAGCAGTGGGCGGGCCAGGGCGGCCGCGCGCTGTTCGACACGCTGGTCGTGTTCGAGAACTATCCGGTCGACGAGGCCTGGCAGGGCCGCGAGCCGCGCGCACTGCAAAAGCGCGACCTGCGCAACATCGAGGCGACCGATTTCGCCCTGACGCTCGTGATCGAGGCGGGGCAGACGCTCACGATCGATTACGGCTACGACACGGCGCGGCTCGGCGAGGCGCGCGTCGCGGCGCTGCACGACGCGTTCGTCGCCTGCCTGGGCGGGCTCGTCGCCGCGCCGGACGCGCCGCTGGGCGCGCTGGCCTGCGCGAGCGACGCGACGCTCGCACGGGCCGCGCAGGCGAACGCGACCGCGCGCGACTGGCCGGCGGCCCAGCAGGCGCCGCTGCACCGGCAATTCGAGGCGGCCGCGCAGGCGACGCCCGACGCCATCGCGCTGGAAATGACGGAGCCGTCCGGCGCGGCGCGACGGCTCAGCTATCGCGAACTCGACCAGCAGGCCGAGCGCGCGGCCGCCGCGCTGCGCGTGGCCGGCGTGCTGCCGGACACGGCGGTCGCGTTGTGCGTCGAGCGTTCGTTCGACATGGTGATCGCGCTGCTCGGCGTGCTGAAGGCCGGCGCGGCCTACCTGCCGGTCGACCCCGACTATCCGGCCGACCGCATCGACTACCTGCTGCGCGACGCGCGGCCCGCCGTGGTGCTCACGCAGGCGCATCTGCGCGAGCGGGTCGCGGCGGCCGTCGCGGGCGCGACCCCGGTGGTCACCGTCGACGCGCTGCTGCAGGGCGCGCCGGAGCCCGGCGCGCGCACCGCGGTCGCGGCCGATCAGCTGGCCTACCTGATCTACACCTCCGGCTCGACCGGCAAGCCGAAGGGCGCGGGCAACACGCACGCGGCGCTCGCGAACCGGATCGCGTGGATGCAGGACGCGTACCGGCTCACGCGCGACGACGTCGTGCTGCACAAGACCCCGTTCGGCTTCGACGTGTCGGTCTGGGAGTTCGTCTGGCCGCTCGCGATCGGCGCGACGCTCGCGATCGCGGCGCCGGGCGATCACCGCGATCCGGCGCGGCTGGTCGAGACGATCGCCGCGCACCGGGTCACGACCTTGCATTTCGTGCCGTCGATGCTGGCCGCGTTCGTCGCGCATCTCGACGATTTCGGCGTCGCGGCGCGCTGCGCGAGCATCACGCGGATCGTCGCGAGCGGCGAGGCGCTCGCGCCCGCGCTGGTCGCGCGCGTGCAGGCGCTGCTGCCGCACGCGCGGCTGTTCAACCTGTACGGCCCGACCGAGGCGGCGATCGACGTGTCGCACTGGACCTGCACGGCCGACGACGGCCGCGCGGCGGCGGTGCCGATCGGCCATCCGATCGCGAACCTGCAGCTGCACGTGCTCGACGTGGCCGGCCATCCGGCGCCGGAGGGCGGGATCGGCGAACTGCACCTGGGCGGCGCGGGCCTCGCGCGCGGCTACCTGGGCCGCGCGGCGCTGACGGCCGAGCGCTTCGTGCCGGACCCGTCCGGCGGCGGCGCGCGCCTGTACCGCACGGGCGACCTGGTGCGGCGCCGCGCCGACGGCGCGCTCGACTACCTGGGCCGCCTCGACGCGCAGGTCAAGCTGCGCGGCCAGCGGCTCGAACCGGGCGAGATCGAGGCGCTGCTGCGCGCCGCGCCGGGCGTGCGCGACGCGGTCGTGATCGTGCACGACGACCAGCTGGTCGGCTATGTCGCGCACGGCGCGAACCCCGCGCCGGACGCCGCCGCGCTGCTCGATGCGTTGCGCGCGCAACTGCCCGCCTACATGGTGCCGTCGCAGCTGATCGCGCTGGAGGCGCTGCCCGTCACGCCGAACGGCAAGTGCGACCGGCGCGCGCTGCCGACGCCCGAGCGCGCGGCGCGCGCGGTGACGCCGCCGCGCACCGAGACGGAACGCACGCTCGCCGGGATCTGGCAGCGCGCGCTGAAGCTCGACGCGGTCGGCTGCGACGACGATTTCTTCACGCTCGGCGGCCATTCGCTGCTCGCGACCCAGGTCAACGCGCAGGCGAACCTGCACTGGGCGCTGACGCTGCCGCTGCGCCAGCTGTTCGAGGAACGCACGCTCGCGCGCTGCGCGGCGGTGATCGACCACGCGCTCGCCGCGCGCGGCGGCTTGTCCGGGCAGGACGCCGCGGACGCGATCGATGCATTGCTCGGCGAGCTGGAAATTCAATAA